In a genomic window of Diabrotica undecimpunctata isolate CICGRU chromosome 2, icDiaUnde3, whole genome shotgun sequence:
- the LOC140433819 gene encoding protein FAM200A-like gives MFGDNFAKKLESIPLSNDTVARRICDIAEDVQDQLLGKLRDKLFSIQLDEATDSNKNAHFIAYVRFCDGISLVEEPLFCKPINLKATSLALFAILNDYINKAKIEWKNCVGIYTDGVRAMSGKFHSLQALVKQKSPMCIWTHSMIHREALASKKMSPVLNIVLTTVVTVVNYIKMRPLKTRIFSAPCKGMGALHSALLFYCEARWLSRGKFLKRVFELRHELAIFLEEENRPEAEMFRHSLFLMKLSYLVDIFEELNILNI, from the coding sequence ATGTTTggagataattttgccaaaaaatTGGAGTCTATACCTCTATCAAATGATACTGTTGCCCGTCGAATATGTGATATAGCTGAAGATGTACAGGATCAGCTACTCGGGAAGTTGCGCGACAAGCTGTTTTCGATTCAGCTTGATGAGGCAACAGATAGTAATAAAAATGCTCATTTTATTGCCTACGTTCGATTTTGTGATGGCATATCATTAGTAGAAGAACCACTTTTTTGCAAACCAATAAATCTGAAAGCAACTTCGCTCGCATTATTTGCTATCTTAAACGATTAtataaataaagcaaaaataGAATGGAAGAATTGCGTCGGAATATACACAGATGGTGTTCGTGCAATGTCCGGAAAATTTCATAGTCTACAAGCGCTTGTGAAACAAAAATCTCCAATGTGTATATGGACACACTCTATGATCCACAGAGAAGCTCTGGCTTCCAAAAAAATGTCTCCTGTTCTGAATATTGTGCTAACAACGGTTGTAACAGtagttaattacataaaaatgagACCTTTGAAAACCAGAATCTTTTCTGCACCTTGTAAAGGCATGGGTGCATTACATtcagcattattattttattgtgagGCAAGATGGTTATCACGTGGGAAATTTTTAAAACGTGTTTTTGAATTAAGACATGAACTGGCTATTTttctagaagaagaaaatagaccGGAAGCCGAGATGTTTCGACATAGTTTATTTTTGATGAAATTGAGCTACTTGGTTGACATATTCGAGGaactaaatattttgaacatttag
- the LOC140433820 gene encoding zinc finger BED domain-containing protein 5-like, protein MFANVDECIKTYKVEEQHVKVVFVTIENHLAMLTKNFKRYFFADDKLTRSYEWVRNPFQITPEGLSTAEEETFIEFTANDEIKKQFNNKSLFEFWAGVNDEFSALKTRAFRILLPFSTSCLCETGFSAVVALIKYRSQLNIEKELRTSISNITPRFDKLCSTKQLQGSH, encoded by the coding sequence ATGTTTGCAAATGTGGATGAATGTATTAAAACTTACAAGGTTGAAGAACAACACGTGAAAGTTGTTTTTGTAACCATTGAGAATCATTTAGCGATGctgactaaaaattttaaaagatatttttttgccgACGACAAATTAACACGTAGTTACGAGTGGGTTAGGAATCCGTTCCAAATTACACCGGAAGGGCTCTCTACTGCCGAAGAAGAAACCTTCATTGAGTTCACGGCAAATGATGAAATCAAGaaacagtttaataataaatccctCTTTGAATTTTGGGCAGGAGTAAATGATGAGTTTTCTGCACTGAAAACCAGAGCGTTCCGTATACTATTGCCGTTTTCAACATCCTGCCTTTGCGAAACAGGATTTTCTGCGGTGGTTGCTTTGATCAAATATAGATCGCAgctaaatatagaaaaagaactgagaacgtctatttctaatattacaCCCCGTTTCGATAAACTTTGCTCTACAAAACAACTTCAAGGAAGTCACTGA